From Spodoptera frugiperda isolate SF20-4 chromosome 27, AGI-APGP_CSIRO_Sfru_2.0, whole genome shotgun sequence:
CATGACTGCCTTTTCCTCTCAGGGTTGCTTGTGATACCTAGTTGTGTTTTTCAAAAGATAAATACAAGGTTTACTGAGACCTATTATTTCATGTAATACGACTTCTTGATAGGAGTATTAATTCTGTTTAGATGTTCATTCATGTGTTGCCTCCATGAAGCTACGCAAGAACCTACATTATTGCCTATTTAAAATAGGATCATGAGTATGCATAACGTTTCTTGTTGTTTAGCTTGTATTTCCTTTGAACACATTGAAATTGTTAATGTAGTTAACATTGACGCATGGATACGTAATCACGCTAAGTTTAGCGTCGATCGCGATGTTTAGAATAAGCCCTTCGCTGTTTTTATTCTCTAAGTAGTTTTGTAGAAAgcatttttttgtatgaaataacaATGAGCGTgcgtaaaaaatgttttatggccaaaaaatcaaattacaaCCGGCGGCTGTGTCGTGACAGTTGGTTACGGTGACTGAGCATGGTCGCAGTCTGCTTTACACGTTTCCATTGCCACCAGGCCGACATTGCAATTCACGATAACGtgcattcattcattaatttagtCTCTCCACATCACATTCACATATTTCGTATTATTTTCGTCGCATTGCTCGTTGTTATTCGCAATGTCATGTCAAACAGTTTCGCCAAATTCTGGCCATCGACCGCCGCCGTGCCCTTTTCAAACAGCCTTCTGACACGCAAACCgaaatatgtaatattacattaagCTTTATTGTTACGATGTACGACTAAAATAGAttgattgttataattattttacgtgcctacttacttatacttatttgATGGTATAGCTGAATGTCACGGTCGATTTTAGACAACAACTCTATACAATATTGAATttactttcataaaaaataaattgtcatcTTCTATTTTTAATGGGATACAAATAAATGACGAAAATGTGTTgttctttattattacaaaaactattcAATTTATGACTGAATCTTTAGCCAAGTAGCAAGCTCGTCATTATCATCTACCAGTCCTTCACTGCTAGACAAAGGTCTTCCCAGAAACCTGggtgcaaaaaataaaattgattacagGTAGGGACGTGTTACCATTAGATTTTCTAGTCTCTAATAACacttatgtaatttaatatcagttaaaaaaatgttatccgAATTGGCGGCTTGCCACGGGCAAAACATCTGTCATGTGAAAGTATAGGACGGTCATGTTTATGTTTACACGATCGTAACCCAGTTACACGAGCGATAATACGATACCCTTTTGTAAGACGGCGCCGAAATATCGTGAACCCAAACAGTCAATGGTTGACTGATTGACCCCCTTGAGCCATGCATTacgaaattacaaaaaaaattaccGCTAATGTTCTTTCTAGTTAGAAAATCGTGATTGTTTAAACATCCAATGCAGTTAAAGTGTTTACCTTGCCTCATTATCTTGTTATGAATAGAAATAAGTGGTTTATAGTATACAAACATTATTGAGTAATACCTCGTAGTAGGTGTGTTAAATATGTAATCGCAATGGGTAACTTCACTACGCACTACATAACATGTGTGTACTTTAAAAACGAAGACcgtgaattattattattatgtattaagtagCCACCGttgctgatccggagctgcggattaactagcggttttaccggggttctggctaGAAAATAATAGGGGGAAaacgatgattttcccccttaaaaaaagtagacACTGTTTCTAAAGCTTACCAATAACTTATATTAGTTACTTGCTAATAAGTATTCAGTGAAACATGATCGGTAACTAAAAGGTAGGTATCTACTCCATGACAATGACTGCACGACCTCTGATAGATAAGCTCTCACAATTAATATACAGACCTACCACGCAAACCGTCCAATAAGAAGCAATGactaatgttatatttttaaatgtgatgTCATTTCATATCACTCTCATTTGCACTGAATAGAGAAACTTTGAAATAAAGAACTGCGAACGAATATGAAGTGTGGGTCTTAAGTCTGCGTCTATTTGCAACTTTCTCTTTACGTATTTAATCTCCTATctaatgtctgtctgtttaatGTGTTCATGTACAGCTTCCatgcgataaaaataaacaaggagatattaataaatattttgtaaccgAATTACATCACCCattcattaaacattaaaactacAACGAGGTGTTAAAATAACCTTTACTAATAAAGGATATTGGAAGTATATAGGCCAAACAAACAGCTGTATTTAGCAGCAGAATTGCTAAGAATGAAAAAGTTACTGATTATGCCAGTAAGCCCTATAGGTAGTTACAATAATGGGCATCCGGCGCGCACGCAATCGCAATGCTTAGTGAACTTTTTACGAGCCCGTTTGTCCACTGTTACTGAATGCTGTCAGGATGAGATCACTGCAAGAGTCATCTCATGGCATCTATTTTAATGCTATAACAGTTGGCATTGGTTGTGTCACCACGAGACGCCGGTGATGTAGGCGTTTAAATAAGTGGCCGTGGCCCCGATTTGCTAAAACGCTgcattgattgtttgtttgagttttttttttctgtctatcaattcaaattttaaattcattctATCTGAATTTGCAGAATCTAGATACGTATGTTACGTAGGTATACAAGTACATATGTCCAGTGTTGAATGTTGATTCGTATGTATCTAGACCAGTACATATGTCGTAGACACGTGTTCGTTTTTTAACCGGCccaaataaactgttttgtgCCTAAGTCGTATTATTGAGCCATATCCATACGACAGACGGATAAACGACAATCGAAAATGTCCGAAAACTAAATAGTATGGTTCTGTATGACCGACATATATTTTGGTGTGTATTCGTTATagttacaattaatataaaattagagCTCAGGTTGCATATATCTCAAGCATTTATAATTAGAGCTAATAGTACCAGATTGCATAGAGAGTTAGTATGAGGAAACTATGTTATTAACATTCTAATACCAAAGAAGGTAAAtctcatttaaaaatacaccaTTACAATTTGAAACCGGTCTTAATAATGTCTAACAACTAACTTAATAGCTTAAGCTGTATCATTATTGAGTGTTATTAATGACTGTGTTAATTTTGTTCCAGATCCAAGATGCCTGAATAGCtgatattatttagaaaacgaATAGAAATATCGCAAAGATGAAGCAACTCGTCAATAAGAATCTTATAACGCTTAAATGCGTCCTCTTCTGTTTTCTTTCGGGTAAGTTCTTATTTCATTCAATCAAATTACTAGGTACTCTCCACTCTCTACATAGGAGAAAACTCTTTCAAATATTGTCAAGGCTTATTATTcgattataaaaatacgttatttttaaTGTGGGAACATTAGGATGTTCTCCTATGTCTtaggttcgtttacaaacatagaagttcacGGATACATAACAGCCAGAacgttgctccttgcgggattGTGCGATAGTcaaatcagtaaaaaataagACAAGTAATGTCCTTACTGAGAACGTGCTCCATTTATACTTATTCAGTCTCTAATGCTTTTCTAACAAAAAATCcttgttacaaaaacaaaactcgtTTGTACTATCAATTACCTCAAACTCCagcaaaaaagacaaaaaacatTTGACACAGATAAATTGAAACAATTTTTCAAGAAATCgcacaaaaaacatttttcttgtaaaatgtTGCCTAGATGAGACTATTTACTACTTCGGACTATCAAAAAGTAATCAAATTCCATATAGAGTTatgtttctaaccctacatgcaaCTTTAAATCTGTAAGCTCACTTCCATTTCACACTTACGTTGCAATGAATACTAaatgcgtagttcgtagcgcgtactTCATGTGGCGTAGCAGCATTTTTTGCTATTATCTGCCACATGCATGACAACGGGCAGTGTAGGGTCTGTAAACTCTTTTTGTGTGGCGGACTTGTCAATCTATTAAATGCACGCCTACGAAATGATAGACAAGAAAACGTTGCTACGCACTACGAAATAAGCGCTACGAACAATGCACTACGACCTATACGCTACatactacgcgctacgaactacacGCTACGAGCTACGACTGTGGTATTTCGACCTAATTTAAGTATAAAACGCAATTTACGTACCGTATAGATTTAAAACGAAGAGTTTGAAACTTGGCTCTCATATATGAGATCTTAGAAAGAATAATATAATCTAAAACACTTGTGttctctatgtatgtatattgtaaagTTTTAACGCAAAATCTGTTTGACCGATTCCAAATATTCTTTCACTTTTAGAATGCTACATCATTTGTGACTGACACAGGCcataagtataaatattatttaataaaaacagggATCTGCAGTAAAAATGCACATAGATGACACGAAGtgaaatttttatatataaaatctgTAGTCGCATTTGTTGCAGaaaccaaatatttttgaattccTACTTCACAGGGATAAAAAAATCAGGTTTAAATTGTAAATCGTTTCTTAGTACTAATAAATAAGGCACACATGTTTGCTCCTTTCTTGGCCAATGTAATAAGAACAAGATTGTCTCAAGTCCCAGTTGGTTCTATAAAAAGTGGTCCAAGACTTCAAGTCATCGTGGTTAGGTAGCAGGAGGCCAATAATTCAAGCCGGTCAGTGCAAGCTGCCTTCTAAGGAGCGACAAATGCTACCTATCGAATGATTTAGGGACCGTTCACCTCGGACTTGGACTCGCCACTGCATTGCGGCCAGTATGACCCATATGCTCCCACTTATTTCTTTCAACTGCTTCATTCAGATGTTTGAAGCACgcaatttattacataaatgttCCTTAGCGGCGGATTAATTAATAACTCGTCATGACTGTTTTGTTAATTGCGGTATGTGGTCAATTAATTGGACCTCGTAAGATTCGTCTCTTTGCCAATTTTAAAGTACGTACATATCTAgaagtaaatttttattttattttcataggcATTGGGTGCATCTTCCCTTTTCTGCCACTGCACATGCTGTCAGTGGGCCTAGACAAGGGAGAAGCCCGGTTGATATCAGCTGTCGCACCATGTATTGCGTTGCTAGGTCCTGCCGTGTTGGGGCCTCTCATtgataagtaagtattatatgGAGTTGTCATCTATTGTTCCTTATTCGGTATACAAGGTTTGATCTACATTGTTGTGGTCATTGTCGACGTGAGAAAGTTTTAAACCAGATTACAATGTCTCTGTCGTGACttgaaaatattctaaaattaacaattaGAGCTTCATTATGTCTTCTCAAAAGAATTGTCTGTTAAAACTTTCACGTAACATCTGCGTCTGCGCTGATTTCGATTTAATTGATACACCTAATTATTCAACTGAAACTTCTTAGCCAGTAGCAGTgggatatttataaaatactgttCTATCTATATcgtaatcaaataataattttgaataaataaacacttttcTTTAATACTATTCTAAGGTGTATAATTTGTATGCAGACTGTCAGTGGGCAGAGGGTCAACTGGCGGCGGCACCAACCCGAGTGGCTCCGGGCGACTGCTGCGAGTCATCACAGCTGCCTGCCTCATCCTCAGCGCTATATTCTACACGCTCCTCCTTGCGGTCCCTTATACGGAACGACATGAGGTAACAATACTAACATAATTGTTCATCAATAGCAATGACTTAAATCGATCATAGAAAACATAAATATCACAGGCAACTTAATATTTCAGTGACCTACAACAAAGTCTTTTCGTATCTTTTTGTGGTTAGTACACGTGTAATCCATTAAAGTGTAACTAATCCACAGTGCGGTAATTAGTTAGAAGGCTTCATCGAAAAATAGTGTTCGTAAAAATctacttaggtattattatcTAGCTGCTAACAAAACACAACTGCTCAGACATTTCTGTAGATTCCTAGGTATCTCAAGGCCAATTTTGTCTATTAATGTGACGCAGTTTTTGATCTAGTTAGACActggattttttattatttcatttttgtctAATTACACAAGTTTCCCACAGAAGTTTATTGTCTAGATAAATGAAGTAGAACATTAAATATGGTTTAAACTGCCtcttaacaattaaaaaaaaaaacgttatctTGAAACCAGATATAGAGTCTATTTCGAGTTTTATCTATCACTGTCGTAAAATTGTTTTCTATTATAAGCATAGATTCGGAAATTCTAGATTAGGACTTAATCTCGACCTAAATGTAACTTTATTCCACAGGCTCGACGACCTGAAGTGCTCTTCATGTGCGATGAAGACAGTGCTTATGTCATgcaagaagtatgtaaggaggaCATGCGTTGCAACCGGTGGTCTGGCGAAAAGGTTAGTTGTTAATCTTGTTTAAATGGCTTATAATTTAAATTCGAAAAAGATTAAGATTATGAAGTATAAGCTAGATAATTCTAGGAATCGAAAAGTGAAGGAGAAAATCCTACAAATTGCACATTACTTAGGTATAAGATCtatctaaatatttatgaacGTTTATCATCTGGCAGTCAGGAGTACTGGCTGTAACATCGTGTGAGTACGGGTGTGCAGACGAGAACATGACATGGGTGAAGCAGCCTTTCACCACCACATCTACCACGACTACACTCAGCCCGATGTACCTCAACGTCGCCAACGCTACGGTATGTTGAAGatgttttacattaaaataaactcgAATCTTTTCGGACACTTCAGAAAAAGTCAAAAGCAACTTCTATCTAAAAACGATGCTATTTCAAAggatataaattacatttgagTATATAAAAACTACGTAAAGACAGTACTAATGTGACTAAGTATAAAACATCAGTACATAGATAGgtccataataatattaagctaAAGATTTCATTCACAGATTTATTCTAATGAGATACTAAAATCGGCTTCGTTTACGATACAATAATGTTGCTAATTTATTATGTTCAATTGGTCACGCCACAACATAGTCTTGCCTGCTCAATAATGCTGCTGTGTATTATTATTCGTCGAGCTTCTTCGACATAGAATATGTAAAACTATGCAGAATATCAATAAGTCAATATTTTAGTGTGTACCTTGTGCTCTTGCTCGCTATTTTTACCACATGCAAAACTGCTAGGAAAGGAAATAAAATCTACTATATAAAGCCATTATAGCCCTCTATAAGGATAATGccaattaagtttttaaaaagcCATTACGTAAGGTTTTATAAAGTCTTCATTTACCTCGTAACCCTGTCTTATAGCAGTCCTAATTTTTGACTGGCATTTTAAATAGACTTCGGCGCCAGAAGTCACCGAAGACGACGAAGTGAGACATGCGATGCCCTTCGAAGTGAACCCTCCACACTTCTGCTACAACGGCCAGTGTCTGGTCTACATGCAGCACCAAGCGAGGCTTCGCGTGCCTTTATCTTTGATAGCACCAGAATTACCTGAAGATAACAGCACATCAGACTCCGACTGGTGCACATATCGAACAGGTatagtacctactacctacttacCAAGTAACTCAGACATAAATAATTCTACTTACCAagagaaaataacaaaaatttatgCAATTCTTTTATCGTCGTCGTTTTCACAAATGGGGTAGTCAATAATTCCAAATTTAAGATCCAATAATGTAAACCCGTGAAATAATATCTTAATGGATTTCTTGTTGTAGGTATAACTTTactttttcatagaaaaaaggACTTTAAAAGAGTGATCTGAATTCATTAATTTTGTCGTCATTATAGCGGGACCTTCAAAATGTCAGGTGCCTCCAAACCGTCTGGCAGAGGTCTCGGAAGACGACGACTGCAGGCCGGCCGTGCGGTGCCAAGTTCTCGACCCCTATGATGAACCTGATGGTGTTTTGGCTGACGCTGAATGCCGACTCGTCATTGGAGATCCCAGTTATACGTTCTGGACCTATTTAATTATCAGGTCTGTTAAGGACCTATTCAATTACTATAAGATACATGCTTACATAAGTACCGCGCTGGTACTTTGACTCGTTTGTATGATTTCTAATTTTGTTGGATTTCAAGTTTTCTTTtctgatttttgtttaaattagaCACGTCATTGTAAGTTAGCAGATGTCTATGTTAGTCTATTCAATCACTACTAGAATGATGCATTTTCATAcctatttgttttgtgtcaaGCAGTGATTAATGGAATTTTTGCTATCAGTGACTCAAACCACGAACCACGAGTTCCACTATAGACCCATGTAGGGttattaataatgattattgAGTATGTAAACAATCAGCTATTTCcgttagtacctacctaaaccTAGTAGACATTGTGGCAGTTAAGCGCCacattggaaataaataaacttgttaagataataaaataatcgtacttctatttaatatttatggctaaataattttatgtttcagaATATTATCGGACATCTGGCCAACAGCAGGTTTAGCTCTCCTCGGTACTGCCTGTGTGATTGCGACCAGAGAAACGTCTTTGGGACGAGGCGATGTCGGCAGACAGTTGGCCTTCGGCACAATTGGGCTGGCCATCTTCCCTCCACTGGCTGGACTGGCCGCTGAACAAATGCCCGACACTCCGTTCCTAATCCCATTTGTTCTTCACGCTGTATTCATGGTCATCGGAGCTCTTATTCTACTATTCGATAGGTATGTAAACAGTAAACACACTATTATTGCAAGGGCTTTAGCCGTTTACGACAGTTAAAATTAGACTGTTAAGTGTATCGAGAATTTCAGGAGTATGCCAGGCACTAAACGATGTATTTACGTACTTTACACGCTTATAATCAACGTAGTCAGTTGGTACTACCTACTTTTATAACTATGAATCACTAGTGAATGCCTTTGATATGTAGGAAGTGGTGATTTGCTTCACTGCATCTTTTGAATGACTCATCTGTAGAATATAGTCatattgtatttatgtaaattgcaTGAGCATTTGATTATTATTCATACAGCAACAAATAACTAACTGTTCCTTATTAGGTCACTGTAAATATTAAAGCCTACCAGGAATATATATCACTGTTTGAAAGAACGAGTTTTATCATGCAAACACGATTTAGCATttcctacaataataaatatcatttatatgcCGTTCTGGTTACCTACTATCTGCTACGCCTACCTACTATTAATGATAGATCTATCTACAGGCTGGTGttagttatatgtacctataacaTAGGTACAATCTGTTGGAAAGAGGTAGGTACCTTTGTGGCAGAAAGAACGACCTATTGAATGTCTATCTATTCAAAACCCTCAGTGTCACAAATTCTTATTATCTAACATTTGCCATCAATTTCAGTCATATGCCCCTGTCTACCCCGGAGTGGTGGTGGCACACTGCCACTGGTGTGCTGGCGATGCCAATGAACACGGTGCGGCGATACGGGGCTGAAACAGCTGCAGTTTTCGCTGTGGTGGCGCTGTTAGGCACCTTATGGAGCGGGATCGATGCTTACTTACCATGGTaagatagtaaaatatttcaacCCTATCAAAAATTTGTTATCCAGTAAGTACCCAAGTACcagtatttacaaaaaaaaatgcattataatattaggaaTTAGGATATAACTTGGGAACATAAAGATGGCGTTGATCATTGGGAAAGCAGGTAAAGTTTTTTTGGGCGTTTCGTATACAAAAGGTGCATGCACTAGTGTGCGTGATCGTATAATGTCGCAAAAACTGACCCATAGACAGATTGCGTTTGAATAGTCAAGGTTCGGTTTGCCATGGgaatcataaataattttgtctatgAAGGGCCTGTTATGATGGTAGGTACCATACaaagtgtttaatatttaagtaacgtaggtacctacttaaatatcaCTAGGTCATGGTCTCTGGAGTAGAGACATatggtttgtgtttatttatttaaatatttgatcaaacaaaactattagtcaaattttaatgatttaatgaCGAATAGTAGTTTATAGAAATCTACCGAACTCGTTCATAAAATCAGTGTTTGTTGGTAATCTCCGTAGTAAAGTAACCTAATGacaaattactattatttcaGGACGGTACAGGAGCTGAATGGCACTGTAACAGAAATGGGTCTAACGCTAACCGCAGGAGCACTACCCGCCGTGCCAGCCCTCTGGTGGGCAGAAGCACTCGTAGACTACATTGGCCATTCCAATGTCTTCATCATGGCATTTACTTTTTACGGCATAAGATACACTGGTATGTTAACCGAGCAATTAAGATCACCTATAAGCAAAACTTGGAAACAGCATTTAATCAAGATACCTATTGTTGCCATATAAAATATCTGTTCAATTTTccgaatactttttttatttgtatgataataatattgtagctgttaagtcaacaaaaaaaaaaatagaaatattttattatttaggggTGGTAAAATTCtcacaacaaatattttgatacgAAAGccgttattttgaaaataatttgttacatgttttttttttataacttccaGGTTTGGCATACAGCACCGACTACACATGGGTGGTGGTGTGCGAGATTTTGGAAGTATTCACACTTAGCTTAGTGTGGGTGACCGCTGTGTTGTATTTCCGTCACCTGGTGCCGCGCAAATACACAGCTACCGGACAAACTCTGCCGGTTATTGCTCATTTCTGTATCGGTACGTTTAAATTTCTCTTcgaattattgtttattatttttatattgtgttaatattttattttaaatgcctATTGTGttggtatttatattatagtggtgtattttaataattttctttgtttgttttgatcaGGTCGGTGTATAGGTGCTATTATCGGCGGTATGGTTTCCCTACAGCAGCCGTTGCAGGCGGTGCGCATGGTGTACCGGTCGTTGGGAGTGGTGGCGCTGGTGGTGGCAGCTGTGTACCTCGGACTCTATCACCTGCTCCTGGCGCCGCGCTGCGCCGCGCCCGCTGTGTCGCCGCCACACCATCTCCTCCAAGGTAAGCGAAACAATGCGTGTAAATGTCATTTAGTTTGAGATTGTATTTGAGCAATATTATTGACGAACAGCTGACTTTACTTTGTGTTTCTTGTTGGAATTTAACGTTACCTGACTGCCAATTCCAGTTTTTATGTTTGTCCGTTGTGTACTAGCTCTTTGTGTACCGAACTAAATATGTATgctaattggttttatttatttctaaaagcTTCCTCTATAGACGGACAGCTTAACGCTAAAGGTATCTACGTAATATTATTGGGTGATTTTTACAGAAAATTTTACCATTATAACGTCATTATTCTTGACACGAAGTAATTTTAACTTTTGAACTTGAAACTTTTAACAGTTACTAATAGGTATAAATGACTGTCGGTTTCTGTGATGCAAAACGGgagaaatgttattattttctttaaaaacaccCTACGTTCAACTgcactgtataaataaataaatcgttgtATTTGTTGCACTACAAAGTAAATGCTTGTTCTTGTGGTTCTCTCATAGATCagttaggctattctgtaactagCAATTCGAACTTTCGacgtgagctcgatcgcattctcgcccgtcattggtcgagataaTTTTGACAACAATTGACATGACGGACCGCGATTGAGCTCACTTTGATCTTTTGAATTGAAAGTTACTG
This genomic window contains:
- the LOC118263261 gene encoding uncharacterized protein LOC118263261, with the protein product MKQLVNKNLITLKCVLFCFLSGIGCIFPFLPLHMLSVGLDKGEARLISAVAPCIALLGPAVLGPLIDKLSVGRGSTGGGTNPSGSGRLLRVITAACLILSAIFYTLLLAVPYTERHEARRPEVLFMCDEDSAYVMQEVCKEDMRCNRWSGEKSGVLAVTSCEYGCADENMTWVKQPFTTTSTTTTLSPMYLNVANATTSAPEVTEDDEVRHAMPFEVNPPHFCYNGQCLVYMQHQARLRVPLSLIAPELPEDNSTSDSDWCTYRTAGPSKCQVPPNRLAEVSEDDDCRPAVRCQVLDPYDEPDGVLADAECRLVIGDPSYTFWTYLIIRILSDIWPTAGLALLGTACVIATRETSLGRGDVGRQLAFGTIGLAIFPPLAGLAAEQMPDTPFLIPFVLHAVFMVIGALILLFDSHMPLSTPEWWWHTATGVLAMPMNTVRRYGAETAAVFAVVALLGTLWSGIDAYLPWTVQELNGTVTEMGLTLTAGALPAVPALWWAEALVDYIGHSNVFIMAFTFYGIRYTGLAYSTDYTWVVVCEILEVFTLSLVWVTAVLYFRHLVPRKYTATGQTLPVIAHFCIGRCIGAIIGGMVSLQQPLQAVRMVYRSLGVVALVVAAVYLGLYHLLLAPRCAAPAVSPPHHLLQGLNNTNGTTNGTYSPMRVYHEERSRKGHFRY